Sequence from the Clostridium botulinum genome:
TAATTGATATTTTAGATAAAGAAAAAATTAATTATTTTATATATGACGAAATAAATGGTGAACCAACAGATGTGATGATAGATAGAGGTGTAGATTTATATAAAAAAGAAAATTGTAATTACTTATTAGCTGTTGGAGGGGGAAGTTCAATAGATTCAGCTAAAGCAATAGCAATGATGGTAAATAATACAGGTAAAATATCTGATTATATGGGAAAACAAATAGAAAATAAATTACCACCAATAGTTGCAATACCAACAACTGCTGGAACAGGATCTGAGGCAACAAAGTTTACTATAATTTCTGATACTAAAACTGATGTAAAGATGTTAATAAAGGGAAGTTCATTAATGCCAACATTAGCAATTATAGATTCAAGATTTACTATGACAGCACCACCTAAAATAACAGCTGCAACAGGATTAGATGCATTAACACATGCTATAGAAGCTTATACATCTAAAAAGTCTCAACCACTTTCTGATACATTTGCACTATCAGCCATAAAGAAGATATTTAAATATTTACCAATAGCATTTAATGACGGAAAGAATGAAGAAGCTAGAACTCAAATGGCCATTGCAGCATTAGAAGCAGGAATTGCTTTTAATAACTCATCAGTAACAATAGTACACGGTATGAGTAGACCAATAGGAGCATTATTCCATGTACCTCATGGAATATCAAATGCTATGTTATTAAAGGAATGTTTCAATTTTGTATTAGATGGGGCTTATAGTAAATTTGCAGATCTTGCTAGAGCCATTAGAATATCTAATGAAGATGAAGAGAGTGAAATAGCAGCTAGAAAATTTGTAGAAGAAGTGGATAAGCTTTGTAAAATCTTATTTATACCTACTTTAAAAGAGTACGGAATAGATAAAGAAAAGTTTTTCAATAATTTAGATAAAATGGCTAAGGATGCACTAGAAAGTGGAAGTCCTCAAAATACTTTAAAAACAGTTAAACATGATGATATTGTTAAAGTTTATAAATCACTTTGGAGGTGATGAAGATGCCATTAGTAAATATGAATGAACTATTACTAAAAGCAGACAATGAAAATTATGCAGTTGGAAGTTTTAGTGTAGCTAATATGGAAATGATAATTGGTGCTATCAAAGCAGCAGAAGAATTAAATTCTCCAATTATATTACAAATAGCAGAAGTGAGATTAAAACATTCGCCATTAGATATAATAGGGCCATCAATGATAAAAGCAGCAGAAAAAGCTAAAGTACCTGTAGCTGTTCACTTTGACCATGGCTTAACAATAGATAATATAAAAAGAGCATTAAGCTTAGGATTTACTTCAGTAATGATAGATGGATCATCTCTAGATTTTTTAGAAAATATAAAGATAACAAGTTTAGTAGAAAAATTAGCTAGAGATTATGGAGCTGCTGTTGAAGGTGAAATTGGCCATGTTGGAGGTAGTGAAGATGGTAGTGAAGAGGGAAATATAAAAGTTACTGATTTAGAAGAGGCTAGGCAATTTATAAATGATACTGAAATAGATGCTCTTGCGATAGCAATAGGAAATTCTCATGGAGTTTACAAAGGTGAACCTAAATTAAGATTTGATATTTTAACAAAACTACATGATAACTTAAAAATACCATTAGTATTACACGGTGGGTCAGGGATATCAGAAGATGACTTTAAAAAATGTGCAACTATGGGAATAAGAAAAATAAATATAGCAACTGCTACTTTTAATAAAGTAAGAGATTCTGTAAAAAATCTAAATAGTAATTCAAAAGACTATGATTACTTTACTTTGCATGAGACTGAAATACAAGGGGCATATGAGAATGTAAAGAAACATATAAAAATTTTTGGTAGTGAGAATAAAGCAGGACTATAACTTTATATAGAATTATATGTTGAAAGAAAACGTTTTTAAAAAATGCTAAATAGGAGGTTTTAAAGTATGGGATATATTAAATTTCAAAAAGATAGAAAATTTGAGATAGTTCCTATTGGAAGAGTAGCAATTGATTTTAATCCAACAGATATAAATAGGCCACTATCAAAGAGTATGACTTTCAAAAAATATTTAGGGGGATCACCAGCTAATATAGCAGTTGGGCTTTCAAGACTTGGCAAAAAAGTTGGTTTTATAGGTAAAGTTTCAAAAGATCAATTTGGAAAATTTGTAGTTGATTACTTTAATAATGAAGGAATAGATACTTCACAAATAAAGTATGCAGAAAATGGAGAGTCTTTAGGTCTTACATTTACAGAAATAGCGAGTCCAACAGAAAGTAGTATTTTGATGTATAGGAATGGAATAGCTGATTTAGAGTTAGATGTTAATGAGATAGATGAGGAATATATAAAAAATACAAAGGCAATAGTAATATCAGGAACAGCACTTGCTAAAAGTCCATCTAGAGAAGCTGCATTAAAAGCATTGGAGCTTGCTAAAAAGAATGATACAGTTGTAATTTTTGATGTAGATTATAGAGAATATAATTGGAAAAATAAAGATGAAATAGCTATTTATTATTCAATAGTTGGAAAACAAAGTGACATTGTTATGGGATCAAGAGAAGAATTTGATTTGATGGAAAGTCTAATTGTTAAGGAAAAAAGCACTGATGAAGAAAGTGCTAAAAGATGGTTAGGTTTTGGTAATAAAATAGTTGTAATTAAACATGGAAAAGAAGGCTCTACAGCGTATACTAATGACGGAAAATCATATAAAATAAAGCCATTTCCAGTAAAACTCTTAAAATCATTTGGTGGTGGAGATGCATATGCTTCAGCATTTATATATGGAATATTAGAAGAATGGGATATTATGGACGCTTTAGAATTTGGAAGTGCTTCAGCAGCTATGTTAGTAGCAAGTCATAGTTGTTCAGAAGATATGCCAACTGTAAAAGAGATAAATGAATTTATAAAAGAAAAGAAAGAACAATATGGAGAAATGATAGCAAGAGGTTAAGGGAGGGATAATCAAATGGTTCATGAATTACATGATTTACAATATGGTGAAAACGTATTATGTGAAATTAGCGGTAAAAACAAAGATATGTTGATGGATATTGTAGTTGAAAAATTAAGAAAAGATGAAATAAAAGAATACCACAATGCTGAGAAAGAAATAGCAATACTTCTTTTAACAGGAAAGGTTAAAATAGCCTGGAATAAAGATTCTGAAATAATAGAGAGAAAATCTGTTTTTGATGAAGATCCATGGTGTTTACATGTTCCTAAGAATATAAAAGTAACAGTTGAATGTTTAGAAGAAAGTGAATTAATAATACAAAGCACAGAAAATCAAAATGATTTTGAAGCAAAATTATATTCACCTGAGAAGTGTAGAAGTGATATTTTTGGTGAAGGAACTTGGAATGGGACTGCAAGGAGAGTTGTAAGAACAGTATTTGATTATAACAATGCACCATATTCTAATATGGTAATTGGAGAAGTTATAACATTTCCTGGGAAATGGTCAAGCTATCCACCTCATTATCATCCACAACCAGAAGTATATTTTTATAAATTTAACAAAGAACAAGGCTTTGGATTTTGTTTAAATGGAGATAATGCATATAAAATCTCTAACAATAGTTTTTCAACAATAACAGGTGGAGATGTTCATCCTCAAACATCAGCACCAGGATATGCAATGTATTATTGTTGGATGATTAGACATCTTGAAAATAATCCATGGACTGACAGAATAGATGTAGAAGAACACAAATGGCTTTGGGATAAAGACGTTAAAATATGGCCGGATAAGGCATAATCAGAAAAGCAACAGGTCCATTTGCCACTTATTTTTCATCATGTTGCGTCAGTAAATTGACCTAATAGGCCAATTAAGTGGCAATTTGAAAATATACATTGCAATTTTAGACTTGTTATTTAAGTTTATGTGTCTAAATAATTATGAGAAGGTGAGTTTATGAAGAGTACAAAAATGACAACAGCACAAGCGCTGGTTAGATTTTTAGATAATCAATATGTTTCATTTGATGGAAAAGAAGAAAAGTTTGTTCATGGAATATTTACTATCTTTGGTCATGGAATAGTGGTGGGTTTAGGACAAGCACTTGACGAGAATACAAGAGATTTAAAAGTTTATCAAGGAAGAAATGAGCAAGGCATGGCACATGCAGCAACTGCATTTGCTAAGCAAAATAATAGAAGAAAAATTATAGCTTGTTCTTCATCAATAGGACCAGGAGCTGCAAATATGGTCACAGCAGCAGCAACAGCAACAGTAAATAATATACCATTACTTTTACTTCCAGGTGATTCATTTGCAACTAGACAACCAGATCCAGTGCTTCAACAAATTGAGCAATCTTATAATCTTGGAATCACTACAAATGATGTATTTAAGCCTGTATGCAAGTATTGGGATAGAGTAAATAGACCTGAACAATTAATGTCTGCAATGATCAATGCAATGAGAGTATTGACTGATCCAGCTGAAACAGGAGCAGTATGTATATCACTTCCACAGGATGTTCAAGGAGAAAGTTTTGAGTTTCCAGAATATTTCTTTAAAAAACGTGTTCACAAAATTACTAGACCTTTAGCTGTAGAAGAGGAATTTTATGAATGCTTAAATATAATAAAAAACAAAAAGAAACCTATAATAATTTGTGGTGGTGGAGTAAGGTATTCAGAAGCTGGAGATGCATTATCTAAATTTGCTAATAAATTTAATATACCTATAGGAGAAACACAAGCGGGGAAAAGCTCAATAAAATCAAGTGATCCTATGAACTTAGGTGGTATTGGAGTTACAGGAAATTTAGCATCAAATATCATAGCTAAAGATGCTGATTTAGTAATCGGAGTTGGCACAAGATTTTCAGATTTTACAACTGCATCAAAATCATTGTTTAAAAATCCAGATGTAGAATTTGTAACAATTAATTTATCAAAATTTCATGCTAGTAAATTGGACTCATGTAAGATGGTTGGAGATGCTAAAGAATGTTTAGAATATCTTCATAAATTACTTGAAAAAGAAAATTATATTTCTTCATATAAAGATGAGATAAAAGATGCAAAAATTGCATGGAAAGAAGAAATGAAAAGACTAACTAATATAAAATATGAAGAGAATTTTGAGCCAATTATAAAATTTAGAAATAAAGAAAGCTTAGAAGAATTTAAAAAATTAACTGATACAACAATAACTCAAACATCTGCATTAGGATTAATTAGAGAATGTATTGATGATGATTCAATTATTGTTGGAGCATCAGGAAGTTTACCAGGAGATCTTCAAAGAATGTGGGAAACAGAATCTTTAAATTCTTATCATATGGAATACGGATACTCATGTATGGGATATGAAATAGCGGCAGGATTTGGTGCAAAGTTAGCAGATCCAGAAAAAGAAGTTTATTCAATTTTAGGTGATGGAAGTTATTTAATGTTACATTCAGAACTTATAACTTCAATTCAAGAGAATAAAAAAGTAAATGTATTATTATTTGATAACTGTGGATTTGGTTGTATAAATAACTTACAAATGTCTAATGGAATAGGAAATTTAGCAACTGAATTTAGATATAGAAATAGTGAAACAAATAAACTTAATGGTAAATTAATACCAATAGATTTTGCAAAAGCAGCTGAGGGATATGGTTTAAAAACATACACAGCTAAAAACTTAGAAGAATTAAAGAATGCATTAATAGATGCAAAAAAACAAAAGGTTTCTACTTTAATTGATATTAAAGTATTACCTAAAACTATGACTGATGGGTATGAATCGTGGTGGCATGTAGGATTAGCTGAAGTATCAGAAAAAGAATCTGTTAATGAGGCTTTTAAAAATAGTAAAAAAATATTAAAAGGTGCAAGAAAATATTAAGAGGGAGATGTTTTATATGTTAAAAGTTGGAATCATTGGAGCAGGAAGAATAGGTAAAGTTCATGGAGAAAGTATTTCTAAATACGTTAAGAATGCAGAAGTAAAGGCAATCGCAGATGTATTTTTAAATGAGGACACTAAAAAATGGGCTGAAGAAATGGGAATAGATAATGTTTATAATGACTACAAGAAAATTCTTGAGGATCCAGAAATAGATGCGGTACTTATATGTTCATCAACAGATACTCATTCACCAATTTCTATAGAAGCTATAAGAGCTGGCAAGCATGTATTCTGTGAAAAACCAATTGATCATGAATTAAGTAGAATTAAAGAAGTTATAGATGAACTTAAGAAATCAAATGTTAAATACCAAGTAGGATTTAATAGAAGATATGACCATAATTTTAAAGCAGTTAGAGAAGCTGTTGTAGAAGGTAAAATTGGAGAACCACACATTCTTAAAATAACTTCAAGAGATCCAGAACCACCATCAATAGATTACGTTAAAGTTTCAGGTGGGCTGTTCCTTGATATGGCTATTCATGATTTTGATATGGCTAGATATCTTTTAGGAAATGATGTTGAAGAAGTTTATGCAGCTGGAAATGTATTAGTAGATAAAGCTATTGGAGAAGCAGGAGATATAGATACTGCAATAGTTACATTAAAAATGGAAAATGGAGCAATGGCTGTAATTGATAACTCAAGACAATCAGCTTATGGATATGACCAAAGAGCAGAAGTATTTGGATCACTTGGACAAGTAGCTGTAGCTAATGATAGTACTTCAAGTGCAGTTGTATCAACAAAGGATGGAGTAAATGGAGAAAAACCACTATTCTTCTTCTTAGAAAGATATATGCAAGCTTATGCAGAGGAAATAACTGAATTTATTGATGCAATTGTAAATGATACAGAAGTTTGTGTAAATGCTGATGATGGATTAAAGGCAGTACTAATAGGTAAGGCAGCAACAAAATCTTTAAAAGAAAATAGACCTGTTAAGATATCAGAAATTCAATATTAATATTAAGAGAAAATATATATTTAAAACTTAAAAATTCTGTATATAATTTATGAAAAAATAGTTTAATATTTCGTGAAATTTTAGGGGGAATTAATATGTTTAATAGCGATAAAGTGAAAATAGGAATATGTCCAATTGGTTGGACTAATGATGATATGCCAGATTTAGGGAAAGAAAATACATTTGAACAAGCCATAAGTGAAATGGCTCTTGCAGGATTTAAAGGTACTGAAATCGGAAATAAATACCCTAAAGATGTAAAGGTTTTAAAGAAGGCTTTAGAAATGAGAAATCTTCAAATTGCAAGTGCTTGGTTTAGCTCATTTTTAACTACTAAACCTTATGAAGAAACTGAAAAAGAATTTATAGCTTATAGAGATTTTTTACATGCAATGGGTTCTAAAGTTATAGTGGTTTCAGAACAAGGTCATAGTATTCAAGGGCAAATGGAAACTCCTATATTTGATGGAAAATATCATTTTAATGAAGAAGAATGGAATTTATTAGCTAATGGACTTAATAAATTAGGACAATTAGCAGCTGATAAAGGAATGAAGATTGTTTATCATCATCATATGGGTACTGGAGTGCAAACAACAGAAGAAATTGATAAGTTAATGAGTGTTACTGATGAAAATTTAGTATATTTATTATTTGATACAGGTCATTTAGTGTACTCAGGTGAAAATCCAGTTGAAATACTAAAAAAGTATGTTCACAGAATAAAACATGTTCATTTAAAAGATATAAGACCTGAAATTGTGAGTAAGGTTAAAAATGAAAAATTAAGTTTCTTAAAAGGTGTAAGAGCTGGAGCATTTACAGTTCCTGGAGATGGCTCAATAGATTTTGAACCAATATTTAAGATATTAGCAGAAAATAATTATGAAGGATGGTTAATGATAGAAGCAGAACAAGATCCATCTATTGCAAATCCTCTTGAATACGCAATTAAAGGAAGACAGTATATAAAAGAAAAAGCTAGTATTTAAAGTATTTAATTTATCATTTTATCTTTAGGATTCCATGTTATATTTTATAATAATTAGTATTTTATAAATATATATAATATGGAATCCTTTTATCTTAAAATAGAAGGAGGATTGAAAATGTTTACGTTAATTACCTTTATATTTTTTGTAGTTTTAGTAGGTGTAATATCATTTTACAAGACTAGAGGTTCTAATACTGAATCAGCAGATGGATATTTTTTAGCTGGCAGAGGATTATCAGGTGTTGTAATAGCCAGTTCAATAATGCTTACCAATTTATCAACAGAACAAATAATAGGGTTAAATGGACAAAGTTATATGACTAATATGGGGCCAATGGCATGGGAAGCTACGGCTTGTGTATCATTAGGAATTTTAGCTTTAATATTTTTACCTAAGTACTTTAAAAGTGGAATTACAACAATACCAGATTTTTTAGAGGAAAGATATGATTCAACAACAAAAAGAATAGTATCGTTGTTGCTTCTTTTAGGATATATAGTAACATACATTCCTACAGTACTGTATTCAGGTGCTATAGTTATAAATAAAATATTTGGAATATCAGATATTTTAGGAATAACAACTTTTCAAGCAATAGCACTAACTGGATTTATAATATCAGTAATAGGTTGTATATATGCAGTATATGGTGGATTAAAACTATGTGCTGTATCAGATACCATTAATGGAATAGGCCTGCTTGTAGGTGGCTTAATGGTACCTGTACTTGGAATAATATCAGTTGGACATGGGAATTTTGTAGATGGATTTAATGTTTTACTAGCCAATCCTCAAAAATTAAATGCAATAAATCCAGCAAATTCCCTTTCCCCATTAGTTCCATGGCCAGTTTTAATGACTGGATTATTATTTAATAATTTATTCTATTTCTGCACAAACCAATCAATTGTTCAAAGAGCTTTAGGTGCTAAAAATTTAGAAGAAGCACAAAAAGGAGCTATATATGCAGGATTTTTAAAATTAATAGGACCTTTCTTTTTAGTATTACCAGGTGTAATTGCATTTGCTAAGTATGGAACAAGATTAGAAAATGCAGATATGGCATACCCTACATTATTAATAGATGTGTTACCAAAATCATTATTAGGATTTTTTGCTGCAGTTTTATTTGGAGCTATTATGAGTTCATTTAATGGAGCATTAAATAGTTCAGCTACTTTATTTACATTAGATCTTTATAAACCACTTATGAAACCAAAAGCTAGTGATAAAGAATTAGTTCATATTGGTAGAAAATTCAATATAATAGTTGCAATAATAGCTACATGTGTTGCACCATTTATCTTATATGCACCTACGGGATTATATGGATTTTTACAAGAATGTTTTGGTTTTTATAATGTACCGATTTTAGCAGCTGTAGTTGTAGGGTTTTATTCTAAAAGAGTTCCTAAGATTGCACCTAAAATTGCATTTTTTGTTCATATAGCTTTATATACATTATCAAAATTTTTAATAAAAGATGTTCATTTTCTTTACGTATTGGGAGTTTTATTCCCAACATGTGTAATCGTTATGCTTATAATAGGGAAATTACATCCTAGAGAAAACGATTTTATACAAGAAAATAAAGCAGTAGTTAGTTTAACACCGTGGAAACATGCTAAATTAGCCACTGGAATTATGATAGGAACAATGTGTTTGATATATTTAATTTTCTCACCACTAGGAATAGGTCAGTGGTAAATTATTTATTTTAATGTGCCTTAAAATAAAGAGGCATGAAATTTATCTAAAAAGATTTATTTCATGTCTCTTTATATTAATTTAAAAAATATAAAATTTAAAAGCATTAAATAAAATCTAAAAAATATTTTGGTAAGAGTAAATGGATAAGTAATAAAGCAGGAAGTCAAGGAGAAAATTTAGAAGCATAATTTAAAATTCAAAACTTTCTACTATTACATATCTACTTTAAAACTAAATTTTAGCTATAAATCATCCACATCTTGAACTTCACCGTATCGCACAGTTCCTTCAGAACTAAAACTATCTTTTTTGTCATATTGAATAAATGAACCATCATTGGGTTCTTTAGACTTTTGAGCACATTTGCTACAAGATTGTGCTTGAGTATGTAATAAATCAACAAGTCTTTGTATATTATCCATAAAATAAACCCTCCTTTTAACTTATTAATTATAGTATTCCCTAAAGATTAAATATAATATTAGGAAATATAATCAATAAAAAAATCACCAAGGGGTTCTCAATAATTATTTTTAGTTATTTATAAATATAGTATTAAAAATAATAGTGTGATATACGAATAGCATTAATTATTTGTATATAAAATTTCACCTTCAACAATAGTTTTTAAAATTTTAATATCTTTGATTTTAATAGGTTCTACCATTAATGGATTTTTATCTAGTATTACTAAATTAGCTAATTTTCCTTCTTTTATAGATCCTTTTATATCTTCTTCAAAATATTGATAAGCAGCATTTATAGTAACAGCTTTTAATGCATCTAATGGAGAAATTCTTTCAAATTCCCCTATAATAATGCCATCTTTTGTAATTCTATTTACTGCGCACCAAACAGTAAATAACATATCAGGAGGAACAACAGGACTGTCTTGGTGGAAGGTGAAAGTAACATCTTTATCTAATGTGGTTTTAGCTGGACTTATTCTAAAGGCTCTTATACTTCCAAAGTTTTTTATATGAATATCACCCCAATAATATGTATGAGCAACAAAATAAGATGGAATCATATTAATTTTTTTCATCTCATCTATTTGATCATATCTGACAAGTTGAGCATGTATCATAACTGGACGATTTGTATATTTAATATTGTATTTTTCAATAACATTAATAAAAGAATTTAATAATTGATCAGCAGCAGCATCACCATTACAATGGGTGATAAGTTGCATATTTTCATTAAGAGCTACATGTACAAAATCTTCTACTTCAGAGTTTTTATATATTGGGTATCCACAATAATTATCCTTTGATGATTCATATGGCTTTGTAACCCAAGCAGTTTTACCTTGAGGAGATCCATCTAAAAATAGTTTATAACCACCTATTTTATATTTATTTTTATATTTTTTGATATAATCTTTGTTATTTTTAGCAATATTTTTACTATTTTTTAAATCTACATAACCGATAACATCCACTTTTAATTTTTTTTCATCAGACATGGCTTTTAATAAGTTAAATTCATTATCATTAACTAAACCATCTTGTACAGTAGTAATTCCATAACTTAAATAAATATCTTGAGCTTTATCGATAAGTTTAAGTGTAGTATCTAAAGAAGGCTGAGGGATTTTAGATGCAATGTGAATGAAGGCATTTTCCTCCATATAACCATTAGGTTCATTAGAACCACATACTCTTCCTATATGTCCACCAACAGGATCCTTAGTTTCATTAGTTATATCTAATTCTTTCAATGCTAAAGAATTAGCTACTCCCATGTGTCCTGATGCATGTGCTATTAATATAGGATTAGAAAGAGACGCTTTATCTAAGATTTCTTTTGTAGGATTAGAATTTTCAACTAAATAGTTATTATCATATCCAAATCCAATTATCCATTCATCATCTTTTAGGTTATTGCTTTCTTTAAAAGATTTTAATTTATTAATTATATCATCAAAACTTTTAGCATCATCTAAAGTTACTAAGCTTAATGTATTTGCAAGTGCACTTATATGACTATGAGGATCAATAAATGATGGCATCAAAGTTTTATTATTCAAATCTATCATTTCTGTATTAGGAGTTTTTAATTGAATAATTTCTTCATAGTTACCTATTTTTTGTATTATTTTATCCTTTACAAATATTGAATCAACATATAGCGGATCTTCCATTGTTAAAATGTAGCCATTGTAATATATTTGTTCATTCATAAAATTCACGCCTTTCTAGAGAGAAAATATATTATCGTTAATTATATCTTAATATTATATGCTTTTATATATTATCTGAATTTACATTCAAAATTATAAATAATTTAGAATGATGTAGTAATATTTAAAATAATTAATCATAAAATTATATAGGTATAAATTTAATTAGGAGAGAATGATATGGATTTTAAATATTATGATAAAAAGTTTTTAGAAAATAAAAAAATAATATTAGAAAAAATAGAACAAGGAAAACAAGCAGGAATAAATAAGGTATCAGCAGTGTTTGCTATAAATGAAAATGATGAAATGAAAAATAAGATGGTAAAAGAGATAGCTACATGGTTAATGGAAGATGGATATAAAATATCGCTTAAAGAAGATGAATTAAAGATATTAGTAATAGAATGGGACTAGTATTAAATTTATATAAATATAGTAGTATAATTATATTGTTAAAGGTTTAAACTTTTATG
This genomic interval carries:
- a CDS encoding iron-containing alcohol dehydrogenase, whose product is MSNEFIIPNKILTGKNSLEDSVEDLKLFGKKVLIVTDNIMVKLGNVQAVIDILDKEKINYFIYDEINGEPTDVMIDRGVDLYKKENCNYLLAVGGGSSIDSAKAIAMMVNNTGKISDYMGKQIENKLPPIVAIPTTAGTGSEATKFTIISDTKTDVKMLIKGSSLMPTLAIIDSRFTMTAPPKITAATGLDALTHAIEAYTSKKSQPLSDTFALSAIKKIFKYLPIAFNDGKNEEARTQMAIAALEAGIAFNNSSVTIVHGMSRPIGALFHVPHGISNAMLLKECFNFVLDGAYSKFADLARAIRISNEDEESEIAARKFVEEVDKLCKILFIPTLKEYGIDKEKFFNNLDKMAKDALESGSPQNTLKTVKHDDIVKVYKSLWR
- a CDS encoding class II fructose-bisphosphate aldolase; amino-acid sequence: MPLVNMNELLLKADNENYAVGSFSVANMEMIIGAIKAAEELNSPIILQIAEVRLKHSPLDIIGPSMIKAAEKAKVPVAVHFDHGLTIDNIKRALSLGFTSVMIDGSSLDFLENIKITSLVEKLARDYGAAVEGEIGHVGGSEDGSEEGNIKVTDLEEARQFINDTEIDALAIAIGNSHGVYKGEPKLRFDILTKLHDNLKIPLVLHGGSGISEDDFKKCATMGIRKINIATATFNKVRDSVKNLNSNSKDYDYFTLHETEIQGAYENVKKHIKIFGSENKAGL
- the iolC gene encoding 5-dehydro-2-deoxygluconokinase, which encodes MGYIKFQKDRKFEIVPIGRVAIDFNPTDINRPLSKSMTFKKYLGGSPANIAVGLSRLGKKVGFIGKVSKDQFGKFVVDYFNNEGIDTSQIKYAENGESLGLTFTEIASPTESSILMYRNGIADLELDVNEIDEEYIKNTKAIVISGTALAKSPSREAALKALELAKKNDTVVIFDVDYREYNWKNKDEIAIYYSIVGKQSDIVMGSREEFDLMESLIVKEKSTDEESAKRWLGFGNKIVVIKHGKEGSTAYTNDGKSYKIKPFPVKLLKSFGGGDAYASAFIYGILEEWDIMDALEFGSASAAMLVASHSCSEDMPTVKEINEFIKEKKEQYGEMIARG
- a CDS encoding 5-deoxy-glucuronate isomerase, with the translated sequence MVHELHDLQYGENVLCEISGKNKDMLMDIVVEKLRKDEIKEYHNAEKEIAILLLTGKVKIAWNKDSEIIERKSVFDEDPWCLHVPKNIKVTVECLEESELIIQSTENQNDFEAKLYSPEKCRSDIFGEGTWNGTARRVVRTVFDYNNAPYSNMVIGEVITFPGKWSSYPPHYHPQPEVYFYKFNKEQGFGFCLNGDNAYKISNNSFSTITGGDVHPQTSAPGYAMYYCWMIRHLENNPWTDRIDVEEHKWLWDKDVKIWPDKA
- the iolD gene encoding 3D-(3,5/4)-trihydroxycyclohexane-1,2-dione acylhydrolase (decyclizing) translates to MKSTKMTTAQALVRFLDNQYVSFDGKEEKFVHGIFTIFGHGIVVGLGQALDENTRDLKVYQGRNEQGMAHAATAFAKQNNRRKIIACSSSIGPGAANMVTAAATATVNNIPLLLLPGDSFATRQPDPVLQQIEQSYNLGITTNDVFKPVCKYWDRVNRPEQLMSAMINAMRVLTDPAETGAVCISLPQDVQGESFEFPEYFFKKRVHKITRPLAVEEEFYECLNIIKNKKKPIIICGGGVRYSEAGDALSKFANKFNIPIGETQAGKSSIKSSDPMNLGGIGVTGNLASNIIAKDADLVIGVGTRFSDFTTASKSLFKNPDVEFVTINLSKFHASKLDSCKMVGDAKECLEYLHKLLEKENYISSYKDEIKDAKIAWKEEMKRLTNIKYEENFEPIIKFRNKESLEEFKKLTDTTITQTSALGLIRECIDDDSIIVGASGSLPGDLQRMWETESLNSYHMEYGYSCMGYEIAAGFGAKLADPEKEVYSILGDGSYLMLHSELITSIQENKKVNVLLFDNCGFGCINNLQMSNGIGNLATEFRYRNSETNKLNGKLIPIDFAKAAEGYGLKTYTAKNLEELKNALIDAKKQKVSTLIDIKVLPKTMTDGYESWWHVGLAEVSEKESVNEAFKNSKKILKGARKY
- the iolG gene encoding inositol 2-dehydrogenase — protein: MLKVGIIGAGRIGKVHGESISKYVKNAEVKAIADVFLNEDTKKWAEEMGIDNVYNDYKKILEDPEIDAVLICSSTDTHSPISIEAIRAGKHVFCEKPIDHELSRIKEVIDELKKSNVKYQVGFNRRYDHNFKAVREAVVEGKIGEPHILKITSRDPEPPSIDYVKVSGGLFLDMAIHDFDMARYLLGNDVEEVYAAGNVLVDKAIGEAGDIDTAIVTLKMENGAMAVIDNSRQSAYGYDQRAEVFGSLGQVAVANDSTSSAVVSTKDGVNGEKPLFFFLERYMQAYAEEITEFIDAIVNDTEVCVNADDGLKAVLIGKAATKSLKENRPVKISEIQY
- the iolE gene encoding myo-inosose-2 dehydratase yields the protein MFNSDKVKIGICPIGWTNDDMPDLGKENTFEQAISEMALAGFKGTEIGNKYPKDVKVLKKALEMRNLQIASAWFSSFLTTKPYEETEKEFIAYRDFLHAMGSKVIVVSEQGHSIQGQMETPIFDGKYHFNEEEWNLLANGLNKLGQLAADKGMKIVYHHHMGTGVQTTEEIDKLMSVTDENLVYLLFDTGHLVYSGENPVEILKKYVHRIKHVHLKDIRPEIVSKVKNEKLSFLKGVRAGAFTVPGDGSIDFEPIFKILAENNYEGWLMIEAEQDPSIANPLEYAIKGRQYIKEKASI
- a CDS encoding solute:sodium symporter family transporter, coding for MFTLITFIFFVVLVGVISFYKTRGSNTESADGYFLAGRGLSGVVIASSIMLTNLSTEQIIGLNGQSYMTNMGPMAWEATACVSLGILALIFLPKYFKSGITTIPDFLEERYDSTTKRIVSLLLLLGYIVTYIPTVLYSGAIVINKIFGISDILGITTFQAIALTGFIISVIGCIYAVYGGLKLCAVSDTINGIGLLVGGLMVPVLGIISVGHGNFVDGFNVLLANPQKLNAINPANSLSPLVPWPVLMTGLLFNNLFYFCTNQSIVQRALGAKNLEEAQKGAIYAGFLKLIGPFFLVLPGVIAFAKYGTRLENADMAYPTLLIDVLPKSLLGFFAAVLFGAIMSSFNGALNSSATLFTLDLYKPLMKPKASDKELVHIGRKFNIIVAIIATCVAPFILYAPTGLYGFLQECFGFYNVPILAAVVVGFYSKRVPKIAPKIAFFVHIALYTLSKFLIKDVHFLYVLGVLFPTCVIVMLIIGKLHPRENDFIQENKAVVSLTPWKHAKLATGIMIGTMCLIYLIFSPLGIGQW